Within the Hirundo rustica isolate bHirRus1 chromosome 20, bHirRus1.pri.v3, whole genome shotgun sequence genome, the region AGGGATTGGTAGTCTGGCTAGAAGGAATGAGAGAAAACAGGGAATTCCGGTGGGAAGGAACAACCTTACCATGCTTTTCAGAGCCCACCGCAATGACATGGAGAAcatctttcccttcctcttccttggAGCCATCTACTCCCTGCTGGATCCCAGTCCCACGGTGGCCAGGATCCATTTCCTCATCTTCTGCGTGGGACGGGTCATCCACACCATCGCCTACCTCCTGCGGCTCAGGGCACCCACACGCTCCGTGGCCTACAGCGTGGCCCAGCTGCCCTGCTTCTCCATGGCCCTGCAGATCCTCCTGGCCACCACCCCGTACTGGTAACACCCAGAGGGACCAAACCCCCTCATCCTGACGCTGCTGGTCCCCCCTGCGAGTGGGagagtgtgtgtgagtgtgtgtgtgtgtgtgtgtgtgtgtgtgtgtgtgt harbors:
- the PTGES gene encoding prostaglandin E synthase; this translates as MMENKVFLSFTFYSTILILKMYVVAIITGQVRLRKKAFANPEDALRNGGLQFCRQDPDVERCRRAHRNDMENIFPFLFLGAIYSLLDPSPTVARIHFLIFCVGRVIHTIAYLLRLRAPTRSVAYSVAQLPCFSMALQILLATTPYW